The segment GCTATAAAACACatattatgaattttttttaacaacagaATTGTATGAAATTCATATGCACTACAACAAGGCGCCAGAATTAGTTTAAATGTGTCAAAGGAACgaatatttattcaataatacaaacaaaaaaagttgcTATcctttaaatatatgtataggcTCCTAACGGTTTTATTTAAGgttgaatttgaaattgaaatatttcagaaTACCAGGTTTGTTTTTAACTAATTTGTACTATTAAAATAGACAATATTTGAAACCTGTATCTATACGTTTGTTGGTATGTTGTGTAATTGGGTTCGCTCTTTGATTCACGTTCGTCTAATAGCTGGTTTTAAAGTCAAGATACGATATTTAGAATAATAAAAGCGTTGGAATTTTGCTCTTTTTCATTCATGTGCGTGTAGTGCTATATCTTCAAACTGTCTTTAAAGTCAGTTGATATAACAAATCCCTGTTCAAACAGCGAAACAACATCTGGGTAGTGCTATATCTTCATACTGTCTTGGTATCTGGGCAGTGCTATATCTTCACACTGTCTTGTTATCTGGGTAGTGATATATCTTCATACTGTCTTGTTATCTGGGTAGTGCTATATCTTCATACTGTCTTGTTATCTGGGTAGTGCTATATCTTCATACTGTCTTGTTATCTGGATAGTGCTATATCTTATACTGTCTTATTATTTTGGTAGTGCTATAACTTCATACTGTCTTGTTATCTGGCTATATAACTACCGTTCGTGTAAAagttccaaataaaaaaaaacacacaacctgttcacatgaatattttacaaagaATTAATTATTAACAATTTCCTAAGTAacaaataagataaaatcaCTAGGCAAATGTCTAAACTCAAAATCAGACTTTTACACTTTTCAACTTTAGCAAACAAACATTGTTgataatatttcatatacaacattttaagcCTTACAAGAAGTAATCTCTGattttaaaatcttcaaaaaataacagaaaaaaagtcacaTTTAGCAACTTCATTacaaaaatagacaaatatttaaaattcatatacATATTTCCGATATTCTTGATactgtaaataaaatcatttatagaTGCAAGGATTAGTTGATAATTGCTCTCTCAAATCCTATACTGGAACCtcacaaaacaaatgaattgtTCCTCTTTCTCATTACAGTATGAGTGGTACACAAATCACAGTAAAGGGAGATTTGAATTTCTTTCAATTACTTAAAATTATTCTCGTGTAAGAATCGGTTAGAATATATACATTCATACATTCACTGTTCAGGATGTCTGTCAAAGTATTAGCACATTATTAGTGCTGTATATGCATAAgtagtttttgtttgttcatttgtaTCGAAAGAACAATCAATTAAATTTggaaaagaaatatgaaatttgtgtAATTTTTACAGTTGTTGGTTATCAACAAGTAATGGTCTAATTTGGGCGTTTTTCGTCCCCTGTGCAGTAGCAGTTGTTGTAAGTAGGTTAATTATCATGTGCAATATAGTATCAACAATTAAGCTATAGATTAATGGCCAAATCATGAATTCATTAGTTGCATGTTattttcatctgaaaataaaatacttcaTTTAGATTGTTTCTCATGTAAATACTTATTAACCGAAGACATATATTTTCATCATGAAAACTATCAAGATAACAAAGAAGATGGTATTTACACATCTTATAGGCCACgatgttttgtcatttaaatttgaaaatttaaaatgttcaaaaacgTACTTTTAAAGATCTACCATGCATTACAAAGAAGAggcaaaacatattaaaaagaaagtCAAAATTGTTATCAGTCGAAAACTAAATGATTTTGTCATTGCCAAAAACACGTTACagaagactgagcaacacgacgcCATCACAAACCGGAGTTGATATCCAGTGCTCTGTATTAGTAAATCGATCTTGCTCTACACGTTTCCTcgcatttatttaaaaaagaataaccaatttttttttttaaatcagctTTATTAGAAAAAGCACGTGGATAAAACATTGTTAAAGCTTACAAGAAAAAACAACCAGTTACAAGCAAAATAATtctaagtataaaaaaatattgactgcACAAAACTGTCTTCCGCCTAGTAACGTGTTGagttatttcaaattttggaTCATgctgaaaaataatcaaattatatTCTTTCCTCAAGACCAACTTTGTGATCTTTGTATTCGTTGTGAAGAAGCTTTTCTCTATACAAgttgtaaaaaagaaaacaaaactacAGCAATTCATGTAAGTATTATCTTATGagttaatattatttatagttaaaaGTGAATTTCTatacttaatatatttattattgctCAGAGGTCAAGGTTCCTGATtgattgcattaaaaaaaaaacgattaagattttaatacaaaaaatgtgtATTCCACAATTCACGTCTTTTCAATTATACTCTGGactaaaacatttgaaaatcaaCAGCATGATTTCGTTTCGGTGTAATAACTTTAAAACTGTACAACTGGTgctttagaaatataaaaaataagatcaGGAGGATTACGGCCCTTGACTAAGGTAACGGGTGTGTAAACCACTGAAGGAAAAAATCGTAATTAACtttgttttctcattgacaattacTTCACAGTACTATAGATGCTTGCTAGTATGTAAAGCTAGCCTATAAGTGACTTAAAATCGCAAAAACAATTTTAGAAGAGGTGATTTCAGAAAAGTTATGGCAAAATCCAATGAACAAAGTGAACCCAAAATGGCGTCCTAcgcagaaaaaacaaaaacagaccCTAAAACGATTGAGCCCTCAGACATGGTTAGTGTTAAACCTGTATTTATACAGGAAACAGATGTCTTTGGGTCAAATTCGGATGGAGAGACTCTAAAAAAACTATACCTGACTCACCCTGAAATGTATAAAGCTGTCGGTGAAGTAGTACCAGAAAGAACAATTACTGGTCTTCAAAGAATCCGAGGCTTATGGAGAATTTACCTCGATGACGAAGCTGAGAGAGATATTCTCATATCCAAATGCCTCAAACTTCGTGGTAAATCAATCTGGATTTACTCCAGAAATCCTCGTGTAACTGTACACGAAAACGTCACTGATATACGGATAAGAGTTAAAGATGTACCGCTTTCAGCAGACGACGGACAAATAATTAGAGAGATGGAAAAACATGGGTGCTTAATTTTGAGTAGTATGCGTGAACGGCTAAGATACAACAACAAAGTGACAAACTGTCTAACAGGAGATAGGATCATCATTTGTGAAGGACCGCTAACAGAGCACATCCCAAGATCCATTTTCATTGGCAAATATAGAGCCACCATCATCTATCGCGATCAGCCTAAAAACAACCCTCAAAATATGAAATGCTCAAAATGTTTGCAGGAAGGTCATCAAACAAGAGACTGTACAAATGATTGGGTGTGTAGGTCATGCGGAGAAGAAGGACACAaacaaaatgcatgtaccaaagATGCTTATTCGGATGCACAAGAGCAATCAGATaaagaaaacacaaaagaaaGCCATGAAACAAGTGATGCAGATGACGAGACTTCTGAATCTGATTCTGGCACTGACGCAACACAAATATCAGTCAAAACCAACAATGATGAAGTATGTGCAAGCACAACGGCTACCGGACGGGAAGGTGCATCAGTTGCAGATTGTGAAGGTGTATCAACTACTGGATATGAAGATGACAACGGACAGTCGCAATCTATTATCAATCCAGTAGCTGATCCACAAAAACGgaagaaaatcaaaaagaaaaaaaagagcagtaaaaaaaatagtgaactAAGTCAAGCTGAAATAACCTTATTCATGTCTAGTAACAATCAAAGCACAAAAGAATCAACCAAAAAATCTCAAACTCCATCAAAGCAACCTGTCAGTATTTCCTTTCTGAAGTCTCCAGTGACACCAACTGAGAAGCTTCACGACAAAGAGAGTGACTCTACTGCCAAGAGGTCCAAAACAACTGTTTCCtaattatatacatacatgtaatttttttacCTGTGTTTGTATAAGAATTCAAATcacaacaaaatgaatataatgatgtataaattaatattttattattagtaCACATGTATCACTTATCCACATTTCAAAAATCAGCTGAACATTTAGCTAtaagtctttttattttatttcacttaatTGTCAGTACACATCACAACAGCCACAAGTTTACTACCTTTAAAGAAATGTACATTCCTTTGGGAATTATGTACATATTCTCACACCAAATAGTAAGCAGCATGCACAAAATCTCGAAATCTTTAGAtccttttcatataattttttgtgtatttttatttcacgtgttgCATAATTACACAAGTACTTTTACGTCACTTTCTTGTTATCAAATAACTCTTCAGAAACGTTCCAGCGTAATTGTAATAAATCCATCAATATGTTTGATTCAAGTTGATATTAGATTATTATCTGCGATTTCATTCAACAAACTTCAACAGGATAAAGCACACctacaaaaatcaaaacaaaattcaattactATAATTCACATGAAAACTTTGATAAGTCATACAATACaagcttttaaaacaaataaactagTTTTTAAGTTAGCTTATCAAGTGGCCAATAATACTATGCAACATTGGCTCtgtaaatattatgtaaatagaaggccagtatatatttttatgttatatttaaaaatattaaaaaaaatagttgtttattttgtgtttagcttaaagctatgttttttttcttttaactatcTCTGTATATATTTTGCTATTGATTGTATTTTCATGTATGTTTACAAACTTAATGagtccaaaatattttttttggacacAGAGGAGTCTGTATCTGAAGTCACATTGTTGACCCAAATCATGACCTATATATTGAGGTCAATAATTGAAATGTTGtgttatgttttcatttataatcatgagtattatacatgtacatgtaattgtacATAGATGTAAATATAGAACgaatttaatattgataaagatagcatataaaaagaaaaatccacAAAGCAAGGATAtagataaaatcataaaatctaaattattgCTGATCTACAAGTTAAATGTACTTTCAAACACAACAGAACTCTGTAATTTCCTAACTTACCTTCCtaatatttaacacaaaatgacaaacaaaaactgtATCCATGTCTGCACTGTGAATACCAACGGGTTACaaaaacctgaaaaaaaaaatagaattattgAATGGGCTAACCAACAAAAATGTGATATAGTATTCCTACAAGAAACACATTTCACTCAAATTTTAGAACCAAAGCTAAAACAAGAATTCAAAGGTGAAGTAATCTTTAGTAACGGGTTAAGTAATGCAAGAGGGGTTGCCATATGGATAAAAAGCAGATTAAACTTTAAGATTATTGACCAATATAAGGATTCTGAAGGTAGATTCATTTTAGTTAATATAGAAATAGatgacaatatatatacattagtGAACCTATATGCACCTAATAATTGTAAAGTAAGAAACACCTTTTTTAAATcagtaaaacaattaattgtaaATCACAGTATTGGCCAGTTAATCATTGGGGGCGACTTCAACGACATATTATCTAAAATTGACACAAAGAAAAAAGTaggaaatacaaaatttgataaacCAGTTCATAAccttaaaatgtttatcaagaATCTTAAACTAACTGATGTCTGGAGAagcaaaaacataaataaaacccAATTTACCTGGAGAAGGAAAAACTTATCAGAATCTACAAGAATTGATTACTTTTTAGTAAGTGatgaagttaataaaaattgcattaCATGCGACATAAGACCAATAGTTCTACAACACACGGATCATTACGCGGTTTCattaaaaatcaacataaatagAACCTCAAAAGGGGGAGGTTACTGGAAATTAAATAGCAGCATCCTGGATGATGAACAgtatcaaaaaattatttccaaattgattgataaatataaaataaaatcagaaaCATCTCTCAACCTAGATATTTTATGGGATAACTTTAAAGTTGAGGTAAGGGATTATACCATCCAATACTGCAAATTAAAGgcgaatataaaaaaagattctatcgaaattttagaaaatacattaaaaaccTTATCTGAAGAAATTGATTGTGATAATTATATGAATAAGAAGAAAGCAAAcctaaaagaaaacattgaaaaacaattagcaagtttatataatgaaaaaattaaaggaaatCAAATTAGATCACGCGTAAAATGGCTAGAAGAAGGGGAGAAAaacacatctttttttcttgGTCTAGAAAAAACACGACAAAGTAAAAAAACTATAACTCAACTGTATGATGAAAATAATCAAGTAACATATGACcaaaacaaaatactaaattTGGAAGTCAATTATTATACTAAATTATACACTTCAACTAAACCTGACACAGAAAAGGTAAAACAATACTTTGAAACTATcaaagaaagtaaaataataaatgaatctGAAAGTAATACATGCGAGGGAAAAGTTACTATAAGGGAATGCACAGAGGCTATATTTaagatgaaattaaacaagGCCCCAGGGCTGGACGGACTGAACGTGGagttttatagaaaattttagGAACAGATTAAAGATTTCATAGTACAAGTTTTCAACTATTGCTATAAAAAAGGAGAATTAACAAACTCCCAAAAAATTGGAGCCATATCtctcttgtttaaaaaaaatgatcccCTCTCCCTTGATAACTATAGACCTATTACATTATTAAACTATGATGTTAAATTACTAGCTTATGCCTTAGCGCAACGACTAAAATCAGTACTACCAAAAATTATTCACTTTGATCAAAAAGGTTACATAAAAAACAGATACATAGGTTTTAACATAAGACAAATCCAAGACATTATTGATTAttctgaaaaatttaaagtagatggtgcaattttatttttagactttACTAAAGCTTTCGACTCACTTGAGTGGTGCTTTATGTttgaatctttaaaaaaatttggttttaaaaaagaattcatAAAATGGGTTGAAACTATGTATACAGACATAAAAGgatgtattttaaataatggaTGGGTGTCTGCCCCCTTCAATACATTTCGTGGGATTAGACAAGGATGTCCGTTATCCtcattaatttttgtattgtgtGTTGAAATAATGGCAATTAAATTAAgagaaaataaagaattaaaaggatttgaaatcaaattagATGGAAAATCTTGCTCACTAAAAATATGTCAACTGGCAGATGATActcaattgtttttaaaaacacacAAAGATATAAGTATTGCCCTTAATATCATTGAAACTTTTGGAAGCCTTTCTGGGCTCAAACTGAATAGAAACAAAACAGAAGGCTTATGGCTTGGcaaatttaaaaagtcaaaagataaatttgaaaatataaactggAAACAAGACCACATTAAAAGTCTAGGAATATTCTTTGGATACAATTATCAagaatgtcaaaaattaaacacggagaaacaaatagataaatgtgaaaaattgatTCAAGGATGGAACAAACGCAACTTAACATTATTAGGAAAAATTACTGTAGTAAAGTCCCTAATTTTACCAAACCTAACATACACAGCATCATGTATGACAATAacacatgaaataaaacaaaagttcaaaaatttaatatatagttttatatggAGCGGGAAAAAAGACAGAATTAAACGCTCTATATTATGTAAGCCATACCCTGATGGAGGattaaaaatgattgatttagACTCCTATATAAA is part of the Mytilus trossulus isolate FHL-02 unplaced genomic scaffold, PNRI_Mtr1.1.1.hap1 h1tg000138l__unscaffolded, whole genome shotgun sequence genome and harbors:
- the LOC134700369 gene encoding uncharacterized protein LOC134700369 produces the protein MAKSNEQSEPKMASYAEKTKTDPKTIEPSDMVSVKPVFIQETDVFGSNSDGETLKKLYLTHPEMYKAVGEVVPERTITGLQRIRGLWRIYLDDEAERDILISKCLKLRGKSIWIYSRNPRVTVHENVTDIRIRVKDVPLSADDGQIIREMEKHGCLILSSMRERLRYNNKVTNCLTGDRIIICEGPLTEHIPRSIFIGKYRATIIYRDQPKNNPQNMKCSKCLQEGHQTRDCTNDWVCRSCGEEGHKQNACTKDAYSDAQEQSDKENTKESHETSDADDETSESDSGTDATQISVKTNNDEVCASTTATGREGASVADCEGVSTTGYEDDNGQSQSIINPVADPQKRKKIKKKKKSSKKNSELSQAEITLFMSSNNQSTKESTKKSQTPSKQPVSISFLKSPVTPTEKLHDKESDSTAKRSKTTVS